A single window of Kitasatospora sp. HUAS MG31 DNA harbors:
- a CDS encoding DUF3492 domain-containing protein: MRVALLTESNQPNAQRFASAWCGRLTGGLVEHEFRLFLLGRAPAGEPPRGVAAVRELPLWDARPAGRLPGPHRRRRYARAYETLVRALVLPGERASFAAGLYGLAELAAGDGGLPVFLASGHAHRVLERVWRSPGADTAAGQPLVRDVLVAGDLLEQVLRPLSAPWYGTGPDGLGGADLCHVVGGGPAALPALLARRLHGVPFVVTEHGLHLRERYASYRTAPYRWPVRALLLAFFRLLAEETYRQAAVLTPGSAHDVSWQRRCGADPERIRVVYEGTPAVARPAAGPEPERPTLVWAGALEPGRDPELALHALARIRTELPGARLRMYGEEAAPGYLAHCRQVAERLGLGGAVTFEGRPDGTAEIWEAGTVVVFSALARRGSRLLVDAMLSGRAVVATEAGVAGEVLGPSGLLVPPRSPQALAGACLALLKDEERRARLGLAGRLRAQERFAVEPVVTAFREIYLELVSRWPAFPAGTGEHPRPFARPAEYWMAGPGRPASPPAPSSAGEPAAVAADTEEAVEAVEAMAEAV, encoded by the coding sequence GTGCGCGTCGCTCTGCTCACCGAGAGCAATCAACCGAACGCCCAGCGTTTCGCATCCGCCTGGTGCGGCCGCCTGACCGGCGGACTGGTCGAGCACGAGTTCCGGCTGTTCCTGCTCGGCCGGGCCCCGGCCGGGGAGCCTCCGCGCGGGGTGGCCGCGGTGCGCGAGCTGCCGCTGTGGGACGCCCGCCCGGCCGGCCGGCTGCCCGGCCCCCACCGCCGCCGGCGGTACGCCCGGGCGTACGAGACGCTGGTCCGGGCCCTGGTGCTGCCGGGCGAGCGGGCGTCCTTCGCCGCCGGCCTGTACGGGCTGGCCGAGCTCGCGGCCGGGGACGGCGGCCTGCCCGTCTTCCTCGCCTCCGGGCACGCCCACCGGGTGCTGGAGCGGGTCTGGCGCTCGCCCGGGGCGGACACCGCGGCCGGCCAGCCGCTGGTCCGGGACGTCCTGGTCGCCGGCGACCTGCTGGAGCAGGTCCTGCGGCCGCTCTCCGCGCCCTGGTACGGCACCGGGCCGGACGGCCTCGGCGGCGCCGACCTCTGCCACGTGGTCGGCGGCGGCCCTGCCGCGCTGCCCGCCCTGCTCGCCCGGCGGCTGCACGGGGTGCCCTTCGTGGTCACCGAACACGGCCTCCACCTGCGCGAGCGGTACGCCAGCTACCGCACCGCGCCCTACCGCTGGCCGGTGCGGGCGCTGCTGCTGGCCTTCTTCCGGCTGCTCGCCGAGGAGACCTACCGGCAGGCCGCCGTGCTCACCCCCGGCAGCGCCCACGACGTGAGCTGGCAGCGGCGGTGCGGGGCCGATCCCGAACGGATCCGGGTGGTGTACGAGGGCACCCCGGCGGTCGCCCGCCCGGCCGCCGGGCCCGAGCCGGAGCGGCCCACCCTGGTCTGGGCCGGCGCCCTGGAGCCCGGACGGGACCCGGAACTCGCGCTGCACGCCCTCGCCCGGATCCGGACCGAACTGCCCGGGGCCCGCCTGCGGATGTACGGCGAGGAGGCCGCCCCCGGGTACCTGGCGCACTGCCGGCAGGTGGCCGAGCGGCTGGGGCTGGGCGGGGCGGTGACCTTCGAGGGGCGTCCGGACGGCACCGCCGAGATCTGGGAGGCGGGCACCGTGGTGGTGTTCTCCGCGCTCGCCCGGCGCGGCTCCCGGCTGCTGGTGGACGCCATGCTCAGCGGCCGTGCCGTGGTCGCCACCGAGGCCGGGGTGGCCGGGGAGGTGCTCGGCCCGAGCGGCCTGCTGGTGCCGCCGCGCAGCCCGCAGGCGCTGGCCGGGGCCTGCCTGGCGCTGCTGAAGGACGAGGAGCGCCGGGCCCGGCTCGGGCTGGCGGGGCGGCTGCGGGCGCAGGAGCGGTTCGCGGTGGAGCCGGTGGTGACCGCCTTCCGGGAGATCTACCTGGAGCTGGTCTCGCGCTGGCCCGCCTTCCCGGCCGGTACCGGCGAGCACCCCCGGCCGTTCGCCCGGCCCGCCGAGTACTGGATGGCCGGCCCCGGCCGGCCCGCGTCCCCGCCCGCGCCCAGCTCGGCCGGGGAACCGGCCGCGGTGGCCGCGGACACCGAGGAGGCCGTGGAGGCCGTGGAGGCGATGGCGGAGGCGGTCTGA
- a CDS encoding NAD-dependent epimerase/dehydratase family protein has translation MRVLLLGADGFIGRRVADRLLTDPGLQVTVLGRRDSADIRFDLADGSPGALARFLDAVAPQVVINCAGATYGTPRALLRANTLAVATVCEGIRRSREPARLVHIGSAAEYGPVPPGGPVHESAEPRPSGPYGVSKLGGTELVLASGLDALVLRIFDVVGPGSPPASLFGRLADGLRRSLERGEPQVRMPDLSGYRDFVDVRDVARAVQAAAVSAATGVINIGSGHAVRAREAAHLLLRASGFEGQLAEDARPAVLPSQPGPPGEHPRPAEPRPLPEPVPWRQADVRTARDRLGWRTQVPLEESLGDIWLETACRV, from the coding sequence ATGAGGGTGCTGCTGCTGGGCGCCGACGGCTTCATCGGCCGCCGGGTCGCCGACCGCCTGCTCACCGACCCCGGCCTGCAGGTCACGGTGCTGGGCCGGCGGGACTCGGCCGACATCAGGTTCGACCTGGCGGACGGGAGCCCCGGCGCGCTGGCCCGGTTCCTGGACGCGGTGGCCCCGCAGGTGGTGATCAACTGCGCCGGGGCGACGTACGGCACCCCGCGTGCGCTGCTGCGGGCCAACACCCTGGCCGTGGCCACCGTCTGCGAGGGGATCCGGCGCAGCCGGGAACCCGCCCGGCTGGTGCACATCGGCTCGGCCGCCGAGTACGGCCCGGTGCCGCCCGGCGGGCCGGTCCACGAGAGCGCCGAGCCGCGCCCGAGCGGGCCGTACGGGGTCTCCAAGCTGGGCGGCACCGAGCTGGTGCTGGCCTCCGGGCTGGACGCCCTGGTGCTGCGGATCTTCGACGTGGTGGGCCCCGGCTCGCCGCCGGCCTCGCTGTTCGGACGGCTGGCGGACGGGCTGCGCCGGTCCCTGGAGCGGGGCGAGCCGCAGGTGAGGATGCCGGACCTGTCCGGATACCGGGATTTCGTGGACGTCCGGGACGTCGCCCGGGCCGTCCAGGCGGCGGCGGTGTCGGCGGCCACCGGTGTGATCAACATCGGCAGCGGGCACGCGGTCCGCGCCCGGGAGGCCGCCCATCTGCTGCTCAGGGCCTCGGGTTTCGAGGGCCAGCTGGCCGAGGACGCCCGGCCCGCGGTCCTGCCGAGCCAGCCCGGACCGCCCGGGGAGCACCCCCGTCCGGCCGAGCCGCGCCCGCTCCCGGAGCCCGTCCCGTGGCGGCAGGCGGACGTCCGGACCGCCCGGGACCGTCTCGGCTGGCGGACACAGGTGCCGCTGGAGGAGTCGCTCGGGGACATCTGGCTGGAGACCGCCTGCCGGGTGTGA